From a region of the Bradyrhizobium sp. KBS0727 genome:
- a CDS encoding VOC family protein, giving the protein MLDHVSITVSDIAAAERFYDAIMKTLDVVKVGRRDDWLGYGERARSAYPDRVYLTIRKGPKPEDALGRHWCFKAKWRTQVDAFWDAGIAAGGKDDGVPGLRDYHASYYAAFLRDPDGNRIEAVCHHAV; this is encoded by the coding sequence ATGCTCGACCACGTCTCCATCACCGTATCCGACATCGCCGCGGCCGAGCGGTTCTATGACGCCATCATGAAGACGCTCGATGTCGTCAAGGTCGGCCGCCGCGACGACTGGCTCGGCTATGGCGAGCGGGCACGTTCGGCCTATCCCGACCGCGTTTATCTCACGATCCGCAAGGGCCCAAAGCCGGAGGACGCCCTCGGCCGTCATTGGTGCTTCAAGGCGAAGTGGCGGACCCAGGTCGACGCGTTCTGGGACGCCGGCATCGCCGCCGGCGGCAAGGATGACGGCGTGCCGGGCCTGCGCGACTACCACGCTTCCTACTACGCCGCGTTCCTGCGCGATCCCGACGGCAACCGGATCGAGGCGGTCTGCCATCACGCGGTGTAA